From the Octopus sinensis unplaced genomic scaffold, ASM634580v1 Contig10522, whole genome shotgun sequence genome, the window TTGCAAACAAACGGCGGAAAACATTTCCGACGGCAATAGGCCTAATGCCGCCGTCTTTTTTCTCCAAAGCTGTCAGGTTCGCAGAGAAGAAAAGCAGTCTAGCATGTTCAGATATATCCCCGCAGAGGAATAAGTTACATAGCTTGGTGATAGAATGTGAAAGACAGTTTCCGGCCTCGGCAGTATCGGAAATGAGGTCGATTAAGTGAATGGGACGGAGaccgtcaacaccaccactactattgccTCTGAAAGATTTCAAGGCAAACAAAAGTTGCTGGACAGACGAAGAAGCAATCGAGACCCCCTCTGGAGTTTGGGGACAAAAATTAGGCACATTGCCAGTCGGGTGCTTAGAGCTGAGAATTTTGACTACATCCGGAGTAATGGTGCGGACGGAATCGGAAGATGAAAGAATGCGGACCGCAGAACCGACGTCGTGCGCCATTAAGCAGGAGTTGATACGTTTGCGTAACCGAATGGGGTTGTTTTTGGAAATGGATGAAGTTGTTTTATTAAACTTGCCCGTAAGAGAAGGCAGAATGAAAGATTCTTTCAtgaacttatttatattttctttgatgGAAGAGGAAAGGGATTTGTTCGAGCATGAACCTTGAACTGGGGAAGTGAgggcaaatactgcaaagcagaACAGTTGTGCAAAAACAGAGATTAACATTATCTGAGATAAAATAACAAATTTCATCCTCAAATGTTAACATTTTTGCAAGAAATCTGATTCTCTATATTTTTTGGCGTAATTTCGCTTTTATAGATTTTAATAACTAGGAACGGGTGTACCTTTCCTAGCAGGAATGGGTTGTAGGTAATAAACATATCATTGAATATAGTTGCAATTTTGTTTATAAGTGACTTTGAACCGTACTTAATCAGCTCTGCATTGGTTTGATCCAGCGGGTGGTATTTCTTAAGTTTGCTAGCAGCTTGGGCGACCTTCTCCACCGTAATAGCCCTGTCAAGGTCTACGGCTGTGCAAGTAAAAATAGAATGTTCTTGgtaattaaattgaattgattttcaaAATGATCGGCTATTAGTTCGGTTTGAACAGTGGGGTCATAAATAATTTTTCCCGTGTCATCGATGAGTTGGAGTTTGCTGTGTTTGCTTCTTTTAAGTAGTCATATGCCCCAAGAATATAATCGATTTGGTGAGTCATAAGTAGGGTAGCAACAAAGTTGAcctaacaaaatcaaaaattgatCTCCATGAAGTcaacaaaatcatttttatttttgatgataTAAAATGTCAATTCCAGAAAAATGTTAACTGAGGTCAATAAGGAGAAGAACTGATGGCGATCCTGTTTCCCCTCACTATTTTGTTGACTTTTTTGATGATATAAAATGTCAATTCCAGAAAAATGTTAACTAAGATCAATAAGAAGAACTGATGGCGATCCTGTttcccctcactattgcttggGACACGTTCTGGAGGAGCCATCTCGTCTCCAGAGGATTGTGTGTTCTCAAGGTCTTGAGACGTCCAATACACTTGAGGAAGCACAACGACTCCTTCCAAATAGATCCCAGGGTTTCGACAGCAACCGGCCGGAAAACGTAACGATTGGTGAGCCcatcatatttcttcttcttgatgTCCTCTGCTTTATCCGCAGCTGTGCCGGCATTGCAGGCACTTTCCAACATTTTTGTCTTGGACAAGGAGTCGGAACATGTTGAATCCCATACGAGAGGCTTTCCCTCCAAAAACGGAAAGATAGTCATCCCGTCTGGGCGTTTTCCATCTCCTCGGTCCAATCCAGGTGGTTCCAGCACTGATGGGAATCCGATTGAATCGAGAGCTCTTCTTATAACGTCGTTGAGAGCTGAATGCCTCGGGAATCTACCAGCGCTTTTTCGACAGGAAAGAGGGTGAAGTCCAAATTGATCAATCGATGCACCACAGCGGCATTTGTGTGGTTCACAAACTTTGAGACCGATACGTAGACAGATACCAACTCGCAGTGTGTCAGAATCCAAGAGAGTCCCCAAGCTTCCGATCGGGAAGGCTTCCAAAAAAGAGGAAAGTTCACCAAAATGTAGACCTAAAAAGAAGTTTTTCAGACAATTTTTAGGCAATAATTTTTTCTAGAAACATGAATTATATAGAATCACataatatttaacgtttttaGTTTCAAAATTCCGGTCTTTGTTCAATTTTTTTACGAACTGAAAACGAGCGCTCTACGGAACACGTAGTTGCCTGACACTGGAGTAAATGAAACTTTTTCAAATGCAAAAAAATTCCATCTCCGttaataattttacaaatttcATTCGTGTTCAATCTCTTCTcgatgtattcatttattttacatgCATCTTCTTTTAAATCGATTTCTCAGAAAATTGTAAGCATTTTGGATAGAAAAGTTCCCTGACTCAATTTCACTAAGAACATCGACGAATGAGGGTAATCAAAATTTATTGGGAAATTCTTGGATAATTCTCGAGGCCATTGCTTATCCCGAGGACTTCTCGTCTTTTCGCAATCAGTTGCCCATTCTATTCTACAAAAAAAGAATTCTGATAAAGTAAACCCATGAGATTATTTCGAATCGTCCATACGGATTGATAACCGAGGAAAAGAATCCATTCTGCCCTCTCTGGGTGGTCTAAGACAGGGGTCGGCAAAAGCAGGCTCGCGAGCCTTTGAAGGCTCTTTAACTCTTACGGTAGGctctttcaatttttaactattttttttgttttgttaataacaaaaaatctttgcacgtttaacatttattttttgtggTACATCGATTTATGCctagcaataaaaaaattaattaaaacatcgaTATATCGCGACATATTCAATCAAAATGAACTGAAACTTTTTCATTCACGTCTAATTCAGAACAACTACCGAAATGTCTCATTTGCCAGGAAACTttgaatcaaaataaaaagtCAAATTTAAAGAGACACTTTAATACAAAACACTCAAATTTCGCAAAAAAATATCCAATTGGTGATTCCCGAAAGAAAGCTGTAGAAGAACTTGCAAAGAATAATCAGATTGAGAATTCCGCTTTTAAATATTGGTATCATAATGCCAGGACTGCAAATATTGCCAGTTTTTTGATAAACCACGAGATCGCAAAAAGGGGAAACCATTTACCGATGGCGAATTTATAAAGGCATGTTTCATTAAAACCTCTGAAGAACTTTTTCACGATTTTTCAAATAAGGCAGAAATCGTGAATAAGATAATGAATATACCTTTATCTGCGAAAATAGTAGCCGACAGGACTTTTAAGATGTCTTCGAATGTATCTGTTTAACAAGTTTCTGACATGAAATTGTCTAATTCAATTTCAATAGCAATAGATGAATCATGTGATATAAATGACATTTCACAAGTATCATTGTTCATGTCATACTTAGGTGTCTCTGTCTGTTCGTTATGTGTTTCGAGGTTTCCTGAGGCAAGAACTTTTGGCATTATTGCCTCTAAAGGGTCAAACCCGTGGTGAAGATCTTGTTGGCGCAGTCGTagaatattttgaaacaaattatATTCCTCTTAATAAAATCGTTTCAATTTCAACTGACGGTGCTGCAAGCATGCTGGGATCGAGAAAGGGATTTATAACTTTAATTAAAAGGAGAATTGATCATGAAGTGATTACTCTACATTGTATTATCCACCAAGAAGTACTACCTGCGCAAACATTTCCGAAGGAAATTTTAGAAGTGATGGAATTGGTCATAAAGATTACTAACTTCATTATATCAagagtaatatattatttattatatatttaagggACTTGATCATCGGCTATTTAAAGAGTTGTTAAACGAAACCAACAACGAGTATATTGATCTACTTCAATACAACAAAGTTCGCTGGCTTTCGAGAGGGAACGTTTTCAATCGGTTTGCTTCTTGTATGGAAGAagtcaaactttttttaaatgagaaaaaaattcattatgaCGAATTAAGTGATGACCAATGGCTGcagaaattctattttatggttGACATAACATCAGAATTAAACAAACTTAATTCAAAATTGCAAAGGAGTGGAAATATTGCATTTTTCATGTATGAGGAAGTgatattattagaaaaaaaattaattctgtttGAAGAGGATatagaacaaaatattttacattttcctaaattacgccaatatttgaaagaaaatgatcgaactataaataaaacttattttaaaaatgcTCTTTTGTATATGAAGGAATCTTTCAATGACAGGTtaaaaatgaatgtttaaatataaaaaggtttaaggattttagaaaagaaaaagcaacactATCGTTCGTTATAAACCCTCTACGTGCTAAAGTCAGCAATTTAAATTTATTGCCATTTGAGATCAACGCAGCTGAGTTCGAAATGCAGCTATTGGACTTGACATGTAAGGAACTATGGGCATCAAAATTTATTCGCCTTTCAGAATTACTTGAAACAGAAACATTGTCtggtaaaattaaaaatgatattaatgttaTACAAAAGAAACCTGAAGATGTGATTTTCGAAACTTGGAATTCTCTTCCAGATTCttattatgaattaaaaaaatttgcatACGGAATTTTGACAATATTCGGGTCCACATGTGTGAACAAAGTTTTtctcatataaattatatatataatcgaaattaAGGAACAAAATTACAGATTCGAATTTGGAATCTAACCTCAGATTAAAATTAACGACTTACGACCCAGACATTAGCCAACTCTCCAAAGAAATGAGGAATCACATTTCTCATTAATGcgtctaattaatttaattttttaaaatgaattcttaattattttttaaattaatgtctatttaattgtatgaatttaaatttttgacaagTGGTAAAAGGTGGCTCTTCAATTTTTCGAAATTtccaaaaatgttcaaaattggcTCTTCTCCAAAAGTATTTGCCGACCCCTGGTCTAAGAGAAAAAAGTGTTCAGAGTCGATGGACAAATCTAAAAattcaatattatattaataaaattatgaattccatcttttaacaatatatttaaatcgGATATACAGCAACATAAGAGATGCTAACTTCCGATAGAGATTATCATTTTTCCTATAGCTAAAGAGACCGAGTGGACAATTCGGAGAACTAACTTAAATTCGTTATTACAAAAGTTTTGAGAAAAGCTCTTAGTTTACCCTTCTTCAGTTCTTCAACTTTCGCTTAATGCGGATTTATGTGTGAACACACAGAAGAATCGGCTAAAACCATTCCTCCTGATTGGTGGATAGAAATAACTCTGCTATTAGCCTGTCAAGATTCCCCCTGATTAGAACTAGCGCacaaatgaaacattaaaattagGTCATTTACTAAAATTATTATAGCACATCCCGTAATACAGTCCCGTCCAAATGTTAGAGGCACCTTATTTTTTCCCTAAAAAggcacttatttattaattttcgaaagattttaaagaataaattaggtttttaaaggaaattaaacatttccaaagtttttataaatattcgACCGATAGTATTCtcaaacttgaaaacaaaaaataattggtCGCTCATATGTTAGAGGCACTTATGTAAAAagcaataattctataatttattattattaattctaataaaaaattcaaatgccTCGTGCATCAGCTTATAACAGGTTTCTCGTCATCGAAAAATTAAAATGTGGCGAATCTCAGGTGAAAATATCCAAAGATTTGGGAATCTCTCGTTGTgccattcaaaaaattaaaaagcgaTTTTTACACGGATATTTATATAACGATATGCCAAAAAAGGGAAGGAacaaaaaattaaccaaaaatgATGAACGCTATCTTATCAGAATGTCAAAATTACACCCAAAAATAACCGCCAACGATCTTCTTATATGCTGTAACTTTTCCGGAAAAGTGATTCTTTCGACAATTAAACGAATTTTGAGACGCAACAATTTATTCGGACGCATTGCAGTGAAAAAACCAAAATTGACTGCATCTCAGgttgataaaagatatacatggtGTCTTACTAAAATTCCGTGGAATCAAGACGACTGGAATTTAGTGATATTTTTTGATGAATGCCGGATTCAGTTAAATCAGATGTCTAGGCAATATATAAGAAGACCCCCTGgatcaaaattacagaaagaatATTCAATTGAAACTGTGAAATTCCCTTTATCAATTACGATATGGGGAGCATTTAAAAGCAATGGGCAAAGATCAATTGTCCCTTGCTGAAAAACAGTCGACTCCGCCGAATATCAACGCGTTATAAAAGaaggatttgaaaatttttatgaagaaaattattttcttcaacaaGATGGAGCAACATGTCATACATCAAAATCCACTAGAGCGTTTATGGCCGAAAACAACATAAAACTCATGGAAAAATGGCCAAGTCAATCTCCTgacttaaatataattgaaaatctatgggcaattttaaaaaaagaagttaaaaaatgtggagcATCAACGATTCAAGAATTATGGAATGAAACAAAGAAGATTTTTTATTCAATAGTTTGTTATTAACAAAAAACTTTTTCCAAAAAATTACAAACAAGTGCCTTTTTTAGGAAAAAAATGTCTCAACGTAATTAAAAATCAGTCCATTGTGCGCAACTCAGTATTGAGGATGATATTTATGTATCTTTTTTATCAAAGGAtccataaataaaaagataatatttgataaaaaaacaCTATCCAGCTgaataattttttaccctatttttttaaaatcgataAAGAGTACGCCAAAAATTGTCCAATTTGGCATTTCTTCGACACTTTCTGAATTTGTGACTGATTTGTTTGTCACCATAGACTTGTTTTAGTAAAGAACTGTGAATGCTTCTAGTCTGTCTTTTTTATTTTCGAAAAGCTGTTCGTCAATAACTAACAGCTTTTCAATTAACGCGTATGaaaagtagaataaaataaaactacattTCGACACGATTTTTTTCAGTActtaattaaatttttcttcttcatctgatACTAAATCATAAAAGTGTTTAGATTGAGAGCTCTCCACTTATAGAAgcatcccatcaatgtaaaagaCAGGAAAGTAGTATTTTTCTTGATTACTAGTCCGAAGAGTCGACTTATGTTGGTTTGGTAAGTAAATATTAGACTGTGGTCTACATGTAAATACAATAATGTCGAATATCTTAATTGATATAGCCGGAGTACTTTTTGGGCTGCTGTATACTTTATTATTTGACAATGATTGACATGAGGAAAAAAGATATACAaacagttaattaaattaattatcgcAACTAATAATTTGAAAATCAAAATTCGCCAGTGGCTGCACCGCGAATAGCAAGCGAGTTACCTCGCAAGATTACTATCGATAGCCTCTTGTACAACCAGCTGATTAATGATTAACATTGATTTCAGCTTCATAGTTTCAACTCCAGCTCGGTTTTAATCTTAGCTCGTGGCATAAAGTTTATTTATAATTCTAATAAAAAGAAATCCTTAAAGAAATTTGGTAAAATCTTGGATTAATTCGCTTCTATCGTCAGAAAAAATTTTCGCataattgtataattttttttaatttatttttaatgaaatgaaatcgGAAACTAGTAGAGCTATATCGGACCTTGGGGTCATTCCGACGAAAACGCATTGCGGATCGAGAGGCAGATCCCGCGTAGAATAGAGATCGAGACGCGCTGGAAAAGTTAACTCGCCTCCCTCCGGTCATGGGTCTTTAAGACAATTTTATCGCCGAGAATACGCAACAACCTCTCGGTCTCCTTATCGACCACGTCAGTGGTCTCAAAAGCAAGAGGGACGAACTTTTAAGCGTCAGAAAGGAGTACGTATTTTGACCTCTTCCTCTCCTCCGCAAGTGCCCAAGCGTATCCATTTTCAATAGAATTGAGCACGTATCCATTTTCAATAGTATATGGCGCCAATTGAAGAATTTGATGCATTGTGAACTCTTATTCACGAAGGATTTCTTTCAGTCGTGAATGGCATGGGGCATTGTCAATTATAACTACGGCCCTGGAGTTGTTTATTTCATAGGCCTTGCGAAGACAGTTCCTGGCAAACTCTTTTGCACATCAGACTTAAAAGAGCATTGTTGTATTTCATAATGAATAATCCCATGTACTTAAATAGCTCCAATTACATGGATATTTGGACCTTTTGAAGTCGATGCAATAGACGATACACGTGATCTAACTTTTGACCAATCTTttgagtaattaattaatttattttttgaacgACGAATATACAAGTTGAAATTTGTTTCATCAGCAAACAATATTGTTCGAAACTCTCCTTGATATTCAAGAAGTTTTCTCGCAAATTCAGCTCTTTGTAATTTGACCTCTGGACAATTGGCTCTCTGAGGTTTCATTCGACAGTTTTTCACTGTGTAAAGCATACcatgtatatgtttacgtatgCTTTCGGTTGACAAATGTAAACCGTAACGTTCTAACAATTTTCAGACAATTCTTTCATTTCGGATCCAATAATAGCCTGTCAAGCTTTTTACAGCCAAAGTTTTCGCTAAACTTTTTCAATCCCCTCCACATTCATATACGACAcaaatttgctttcttttttccaaAGCCTGTGATCCATCAAAAAATTTGATTAAATGCAGCATATTTCATAATAAAGCAGCAAATTCAATGTTGACTTTAAAATTAAGTTCAATTTTGACTTTGAAATTATAAATTACGCCAATTATAAAATTGAACTTGACaattataaaactgaagttgtaaaTTATAAAATTGAACTTGGCGATTATAAAACTGAAgttttcaattataaataaaattaaacttgCCAATTATGAAATTGGGCCTGTaaattataaaattgaagttgttgtGGTATAATACTCGGACTGATATTTATCCAATATTTAGAAAACAGCATGTCTTTTAACTTTGATAGTGTCAATAATGGATTATTATCGACCAAACCAAGAATGTATTGCTTGTGTAAATCATTCAATTTGGAAGAATAATCTCCACCACGAGGTTTTGCTCTCAATATTTTCAGATTTTCTCCATTGACAAAGTATTTGCCTTATGGAGGATTGAGCCATATTAAGATAGTCACTTATTTCTTTGTTAGATTTTCCATTACTTGAATGTTCAACAATTGGTTTTTTGTTTGAAAAAGATATAGTATTTTTTTGTCCATATATAGCTTTAACTCAAACACAGAATTCTCCGAAAAACGTTAGTTCTTGCTTATATGCGAGAATTAACACTGATGTTTGGTGCCTTAACACTAATGCTGATGCATTAACACTAATCTTTGGTGCTTTAACACTAATGCTTGATGCATTAACACTAATCCTGCCTCGTTTAAGATGTGACCTGTGCGGACACCTTTGCACCGGGAACCGTTACTCAGTCTGCGTCATGTCCTGACTTCGCGTCTCGCCGGGCCGAGGAAAACAAATGGAGGCAATACCCGTCGCTTCCTGACGCTTACCACTTTGTCCCAATCGCTGTGGAGACGAGCGGCGTGATTAAGCCCGAGGAGATGAGGATTCTTTCGTCGATCGGGAAGCTCATTGGAAATAAGACAAATAACTCCCGGGAAACCAGCTGGCTGTCGATAGCAATCTTGCGAGGTAACTCGCTTGATATCCGCGGTGCGGGAATCCTGATTTTCAAACTATCAGTTGcgataaaaaaaaagctaataaaCTTCATTTTTACACACTAATGCTTGATGCGTTAACACCAATGCTTGTGCTTTCAACGTTAAAACTTTGAAAACCTTATAAAATTATTGAGTTATGGCCAATTAATTTATGGTATACAAAATTTATACAATGCTGATGAAACCgggatattttataaatttgtgtGCAAAAAACCTAACCctgaatatatattactttagGATAGTTTTCCTTGTTACTTTGCACAAATTACACTGGACTGAGAAAATGAAGCCTCTTATGATTGGGAGATATAAAACTTCTAGATGTTTAAAgtttaaagaactttgagacaactccatCTCATGTCAAGACAAATGGAATAATCTTTGCTTTTGCTTCATACAGAACCGACAATTCGCTTGCAAACAGgttgtatttgtaaaatttctctACTTCAACTGGCTTTAAACGATCTTGTGAGATAATGCCCACTTcgattaaatttatttcttttttcctcttgtcAGACACAAAATGTCAGGTTTTTTGAATTGTACTTTCATTTTAATCATAATTAACGTTTCAACTCTGATTTCGACACGTTGGGTCCACATTATTGACATATCCTAATATCTTTTCAATTTCCTGCTTTTTCTAATTCCATACATTCGACCAAAGTGAAGATGGATAAACTTAATCACTTCATTATGTCTTGGGAAAAAATCAGAACGCTCAAATCATTTGTGTTGAACTTGTAAGCTTTTTCGACTTAAATTCAACTATGGAAAATGCGAAATTGCGAATGTAAACACTTTCTTACTTTTAGGCAAAATTTTATCGATCCCACGACACACGCACTTACTTAGACTGTAGAGAGGATGTATGGAAATGCAAAAAGGCGCATTAAAGTACAAAAAGGCACCGCGCGCCACTTTATGGGATCATACTTTGATTCtagaaacaattaaaacaaattttttagaaTTTCCTTGAAGAAGACAAGTAAGCAGGTTGAACAACGCATTTTACGAGCTCCTATTATTTTTTCTCGCTAAATTATACCgtaataacatatataaactataaataacaGATTAATTGGATGCAAATTcaagcatttaaaaaatgaatcacTCACTAGGTTGCAACATTTGaaacatttattaaattattttgataatgaaattatttaaatctgtATGGTACCTATAACCACTTATACgaattaattaacaaaaaaattcattaattcaATTCAGCATTAAAAAGTGCCATGTAGTTAACCTAGCAATACcagttttttaaataaagaacaaataatttttttaatccaCACATCTACGATGCTAAAAAGCTTGACGAGTGACGTCGTCATCAATGAACACTCACTGCGGAACCGGAGCGTCTATCTTGGATCCAAAGgacacgaaaaaagaaaaaaaaagtaaagataatTCCTtggctctatctatctatagttaaaaattaattaacttattttgacttaaaaataaaagtgtgtgtCCTGCCTTTGAAAGTCATAAAGTACTATGGCTCCGTGAAAAAGGCTCTATTATTATGAAAAAAGgatactaaatggaataatttcAAGCTTATTCCGAATTGATTTTCTATGACCACCTCTTCAGAACTGTTGTGGCTTTATCTGCTACAGATCTTAGATTTTTCACATCCTTATACTCTAAATCAATGTAATCAGCGTATATTAGCTCCACAAAATTGTTATTTAAATAAGTAGTTTTCAGCCTTTTCACTTGTCGCCCTTTTAGAACTTTCATCACCCAACCAAATATTTCACCGCCCCAAAATTTTTGTTGTGAcgtattaatataaaaatttataaaaattcgaTTAATAGCTAATTTTtttcataaagaaataaaaagcgacaaaaatttgcaaaaattaatttaactaatgTGCTTCTTTAAACTGATGTTTGCTTGATAGAGCTTCAGAATCTGCTTTTATATTTGTCAGATTGAGATTGAGTCGAATATCTCCACGATCACATATATTTAACGTGTTTATCTCCATAGTTAGAATATGCTTTAATTGGCTAAATCCTTTTTCGACCAAATAGGAAGAAGGAAAACAATAACATCGGAGTTTTTTCATTTCAAAGACTAGAACTAGGAAATTTGCTAATAATAATTCTGTAGTATCAGTTTCTAATTTTCTCAAAAATAAAAGCTCTTCTTGGATAACCGATGCTTTAAAATGTCTATTGTAACCTTTAAGTAATTAATTGTACTGACATAACACATAAAACTGATTGATTATCTGGAACTAGCGATACagcaatttgaaatga encodes:
- the LOC115228450 gene encoding uncharacterized protein LOC115228450, with protein sequence MPRASAYNRFLVIEKLKCGESQVKISKDLGISRCAIQKIKKRFLHGYLYNDMPKKGRNKKLTKNDERYLIRMSKLHPKITANDLLICCNFSGKVILSTIKRILRRNNLFGRIAVKKPKLTASQVDKRYTWCLTKIPWNQDDWNLVIFFDECRIQLNQMSRQYIRRPPGSKLQKEYSIETVKFPLSITIWGAFKSNGQRSIVPC